DNA from Misgurnus anguillicaudatus chromosome 13, ASM2758022v2, whole genome shotgun sequence:
ttgctggTTGGTCAGACTAGTGAAtaggctatgtttatgcaaccggccttTAGGAATAACAAACCTCAGAATGTCACCACCACAAGCCAATTAGAATCAAGCATTTCAAAGTGATGCTTGATAAAGAACAATaacatttcattcatttaaaataacccaAGTGCACTTCTGGTTTCATTATTGTTACTATGGTTACACTGTGAATTACTCAAAGGAGATCTGTTGGCattaggggagagtggggtgaGTTGTGCCATTTTTTACTCAAATTGACATTAAAGTGAGGCCATGACAATAATGCCTTCAACTTAAGGATGTACATATACTTTAGGATGTGGTGCATCCATGAGAACAATAACTTTGGATCTTGTCCCTGGTGCGGGGTAAATTGTGCCGGTGGTTTCTGAAGTAAAACAGAACATTTTAATGTTATGAACTGTAATGCTATATTAAAGCAAGACAAAATCAATACACAATTACTCATTTAAGGTTTATTTAGATATTGTCACTCTATTAAACTGTTGGAATAAGTcatattttgtagtttttggaAAAACACAACTTAAATACACAATATATGATATTTCTGAATAATTTCAGGCAAAGTGGCTTAGATGCCTGTTGACATACATAGAACGCTGTCTGTCAGTTATGTAACTGTATAGATTCATTGTGTAGCCTGCTAAAGCACTAAAACTATTTtcaatgaaaatattttcaaacctGTCTATAATTGTTTAGACACTACAATCAAAAAACTTTAATCATAGAAATTTTACTTTGAAAGGAGCTTAAATGTGCTTACCTCTCAGGCCATGTGTCTCTCTTTTTATTGAGGATAATTGATGGCTTTTCAAAATTATGTGGTCACATGACCAATTTTTTCTATGGTTTCCAGAAACAAGGGGTGGAACTACTTCCCCCCTGGCACAAATCACCCCACTCTCCCCTCTAGAGAATCAAAGGGTACGATGCATTTGGGTTTAGCTTGTGAATGTTGTGAAGGATGGCAGTGATTCAAGACCTCATACAGGATTACATGTCTGAACGCTGCCTCTTAAAAGGTTTGGAAGAACAGGGGGCTCACACATACAAGCGTTGGTGCTTGGGAAGTCAGGTTAGATATGTTAAGGTATGCTGAAGAGGAATGACCTGTGTCAGCAGTGTCATCTCACCAATCTATGTGGCTCCACAAATACAAATTGTAAATAGTCTCCTTTAATAATGAATGAGCTGGGACATAACTGTGAAATGTAGTTATTAGAAAGGATTAGAGATCTACTGAGGGGGATTTGCTGTACTATATGAAGATTGATAATAATCTTGTGTGTCCAGAGAGAGCAGCCAGGAGATTTTTCATGCGGTTTGGCTGTTCATTTACGCAACACAGATGTTTTGCGGTACTGAAAATGCtgacatttaaaggggacatttcacagactttggtgtccccagagtacgtatgaagttttagctcaaaataccataaagataatttattatagcatgttaaaattgccactttgtaggcgtgagcaaaaatgtgcagttttttgggtgtcgtttaaaatgccaatgagttgatctctgcactaaatggcagtttcgtggttggatagtgcagattaaggggcggtattatccccttctgacatcacaaggggagccacatttcaatgacctatttttacatgcttagagaatggtttaccaaaaaacCCCAAAGCCAGTTAAAACCCAAGTGCAATTAACGCTCCTGCTCTATAGGTGGCACCGAGAGGCTAGTTTGCCAACAGCCACAAAACACCACAAGAAGACTATCGCGTTCATGTTTAGCACATAGACTGTAAacaaagatggacgtagtgtccgtgacattacccataggtttctgaagatcgtttttgacgccaatagtaggcggtgcctgccgtcaCCATCTTGCAGATTAAATCACTTCtttattggcttcatcagagagatcggaagagATCGGTTGCCCCTCGGTTTAGCAGAGGCTAAATAAAACAGCAATtttgaattatccctttaatccAGTCTGTTTGTGCTGCTGAAGATACTAAGTTTATTTATCTGTCTCCAACCAAGTATAAAAAAGTTTGCCGTTTTATAGTCCAGAGTCTCTTGTAGTAATAAACCTACCTCATCATCAATCTACACAAAGTTGCTTGATGCTTTTTCCATCTTGATTGTGTGTATTTATCGCTCTATAGAAAAATGCACATGTGTGCAGGTGTGTAATGTTTCTTTTCAAAGTATTATTGGAAAGCAAAATACAGTGTTTTGAGTCGTTTGGATTTTTTTTGATAGCCTTGTCATGTGtacgtgatttttttttacttttaagttTTTTACTGGAGTACATTGTCATCTTGTAAATGTAGCCTAAGAGCTGTTTACACCTgctattaagatgtgttttggttgaTTGAATCACAAGTGTACGACGCTAAATACTGGTATAAACGGGATGTGATACGTTTGAGCTTGTccattttcaaacatttttccCATTGATCTTATCCAGGATATAAAGCCTATTTTGTTAATTTGTATATTCCAGCACTAATGTTAAAGACAAGACCACCCCCAGTTAAGAAGTCAAGAAATTACCCATATAATTTTACTAATTTCTTTCAGATCGCCCCAGAATTCGTCTGCCACGTGCTCTGAGATCAAGACAAGTCAAGAAAGTTGGATCACAGATCAATCTGCTCATACCATTTATTGTAAGTTAAGACTTCAATACGTACCTATGACTGAGAGTCTAGGCCACAAACAAATTCTATGATTCTTGTAAACCAGATTTCCTCTGTTTTACAGGGTAAACCTAAACCTGTGATATCCTGGACCAAGGACGGGCAGCCTTTAGATACAAAGAAGGTAAACGTCCGAACCAGCGACAAGGACAGCATACTCTTCATTCGCAAGGCCGAGAGAGAAGACTCTGGTGTCTATGAGATGACCGTGAAGGTCGATAACTTCGAGGACAAGGCTTCCCTTGTAATTCAGATCGTGGGTGAGAAACGCCATGATCCAGAGATCTTTAATTTCAGTGCTGTCCTTAAACACCATCTATTTCTGTCTGCTTCCCACACAGAGTTCATTGACACCCCTGTGTACTTTGAAAAGACTTCAGTGTGTAAAATGATCCAAACTTAGActaaatcaattttaatggtCAGACATCTTTGTGTGGATCTTCCTGGACCTCCTGCCTCGGTCAAACTGGTTGATAACTGGGGCTTCAATGCAGCTCTGGAATGGACCCCTCCAAAAGACAACGGCAACACTGAGATCACAGGATACACTGTTCAAAAGGCTGACAAGAAAACTGGAGTaagttttttataatttataaactttaatgatataaagcagcacctgaaaatagtcccctgctattgaaagtagccaaggggactattttcgagcagtgcgtaatatcgctacgcctgctgcagccatgttacggcagcaaagtccttgatcattacgccagaatgagagtatagttcctaaccatatctgcctagaaaattgcaacttttaattttccgtcggtcttagtacatgatgtaagtacagaagagtcaagttttaaatagggaaaatattgcaactctttggttatttttttgcgcgatgctaatggtctaatcagattcaatgaattatgctaagctatgctaaaagtggtactgccagacccagagattagctgaatggattacaaaactgtaaaaattaaatgtttaactctagggcagctggaaaatgagcatattttcaaaaaagcggagtgtccctttaaagagtaAATGGCACCTCTGGGCAGATGAGTGTTTGTTAATGGGGTTCCCTTAGGAAGGGACAGTGGACACTATTTAAGGGCCCGTGTTTTGTAACAAATGGTGTCGTAACTAAAGCCTTATATAGATCTCTGCCAAGTAAATGTAGAATGTATATGGACATCTATAAGCTTGTTTCTGGATGTTGAGGCCTGGATCAGATAGGTTGTAATGAGAGATCACCAGGATGGGAATATGTAAGCGCTGAGAGACAGAGATTGTCATGGTGCAGAAACAAAATAGTAGGCTGTAATATATTTGCTGAATGTTTGAAGTAGCCTACATTACAAAACACTTCATCTGTCGGCACTCTATGCTGAAGTCACAACTATTTCTTAATATTTGACACCTGTTATAAATATCATTTTGTTTATGATGCGTTTATTAGATGGAACGCACAAAGATGTATTTATAGGCCTTATACCTCATTTAGTGAAACATGTTATCCTGTCAATCATATGACACTGAGAGGGAAATTTAGTAAGAATGTCGCACCAGCTATTTGCATGCACTATTTACATCGTTTTGCCACGCGATGCAAAACGGgtaaaatatgtgaccctggaccacaaaaccgaTCATAAGGATGCATTTTttgaaatttatatttatacatcatcttaaataaataagcttttcatGGATTTATGATTTGTCAGGATACGACAATATTTGGTTGAGATACTTGAAAATCTAAAGgtgcaaaaaatttaaatattaagaaaattgcctttaaagctGTTCAAATGAAGTTCTtagccagtggttctcaaactggggggccgcgagatggtgccagggaggccccagttttatgacatttttaaaatacattaatttatcatgaattctgtgtaatttaacctaaaaaaataaggctattaaccaacagcactacttttttaTAGCACAAAGTATTGTTTTAGCACAAATTTGTCGTAAGTTTTCTTTGGGGGGcggcaaaggaatgcaccgtacacaaagggggccacacgttgaaaaagtttgagaaccactgttcttagcaacacatattactagtgataaatgcattttttaaatatttacggtaggaaatgtacaaaatatctttatggagCATAAcctttacttaaagggacactttactttttttgagctcccctagagttaaacatttgatttttactgttttaccgttaaacaggaaaaatattgaagtgcgatgctaatggttatttttgagtgcgatgctaatggtctaatcagattcaatggattatgctaaaaaaaactaaaagtgctggcgccggacccggagatcggctgaatggattctaaaacagtacaaatctaatgtttaactcaaggggagctggaaaatgagcatattaaaaaaaaagtggagtgtccctttcatgtcctaatgatttttggcataaaaatctgatcattttgacccatataatgtattgttggctattgctacaataTATCCGTCCGACTTTTGACtggtttgtggtccagggtcacatatgtctAAACATGTTGTACACATTGTGTAATATGCATTAGTGTTTGAGGCGAAAGAATTACAGGGGTGTTATTTTTAGCATGTTTATCACCAAGAATAAGAGGGGTTTTGCATTGCAATATCAAACTGTGACACTGTGTTTTATGCAGTGAAtcaattatttctctttttatttttatttgcctTATAAGTACTCAGTACTAGTACTTGGTTGACTAGGAAGTATAGTTGCGTTTTTACATGTACGCGAGGGGGTCCACGTACATTGCCCATAACCATGTTTAATGATCAGAATGGTATGCGTAGACTGTACACACACCATAAGATGTTTGTAACCACGCTACTTACTTTCACTTTACTGCAATTTGTCGCAATGCACATATGTCAAACGTCTGTGTACGCAGACAGTGCATGCATGCATAAAAACAGAATATACTGCAGGCTTAAATGTCCAatagtcaaataaaaaaattatatttgtgtGATTATATTATAATCTATTTATGATGAGGACAAGAAAATATGCAATAAAACTATTTATACCGCGGGTCTGTTGATTGCtatattctgattggctgaaaaatgttccatgggtatgctTTTTTTTCGATAACCAcacacttaacttgtcaaatgtcttaaaaagaggcaccagagcaatgctTGTgttaaccgtggtataagaggaataattgactctaaTAATTCAActgcccgtcatcaattattccttacatattctattctatatatttaatcattttaaatatttttgtggtTTGTCGTCTTTCATTTAAAGCTGATTTGAACGATGCAACATTGTAAATAAGTGACTAATATATTTGACATTGCTGTTTTTGGCAGGAGTGGTTCACGGTGCTGGAGCACTTCCACAGGCTGAACGCTACAGTATCCGACCTCGTGATGGGAAATTCATACGTCTTTAGAGTTTTCTCTGAAAACAAGGTGGGAAGGAGCGAGACCGCCACCGTCACGAAAGATGTTGCTCATATTCAGAAAACAGGTGAGGTCACGTCCCTTCTTTTGATAAACAGTCTTGTTTAActtttccccaccattgacgagttatctcgtcaataaaTTTCCGGCTTTcggcaataccgctattatccaccgtAACTTATACAACCTGGAAGTAACGCCTCACTGTCTGTGTGCATAAGTAACATTTGTTGGAAGACAAAGCTTTCCTGGTGCTACTGAAAAACTTTCTACAGGTATCTGTAGCTCAACTAGAGAAGAGCGTGGCACTAAGCTCATGACTTTGATTTCCAGGGAACACATCTGATGATTATATACAGACTATTTTGCTACTACAACTTTCTACCAATTGAAATGGCACACTCTGGGTTTTTGTTAAAATCAGCCAATAAGAATAATGCTTACTAGTTCACAAAAATCCAGTTAAAGTAAGCATCAGACTGTTAGCAAACAGTCTGCCAGTCATAAAAGTTATACCTTCTGTACAACTGTCAGTCTCGGCTGAGGTTGTTGTCTCCTGTCCTGTAGGTATCGTGTATAAACCACTAGAGTACAAGGAACACGATTTCAACGAGGCTCCCAAGTTCACAGCAGCGCTCAGCGACAGGGCCACCACTATAGGTTACACCACTAAACTGCTGTGTGCAGTACGAGGCACCCCAAAGGTACGGATGGTCTCACTTTTACCTCCTTTTTGCAACCCAAATGCTATTTTCTGAATGTTTATGAAGTGATGGCTTAAAGAGTAAAGCTCACGTGATCCACCTCATGCTACACTTTGATACCGATGCTGTGAAGCCTATCAGGAGTTATAACAATGCATTTGTCACTGAGGTTTGATTCATATTATATTTGAAAGACTTTAAGATTTCTGTTGTTGATATTGGCCATCCAACGTGCATGTGTAAAGCTCTGAAGTAGCTGCTGTGCTCCAAATATACTTGTGACGGAGCCATTATTGTAATATAACAACAGCTGTTGATAATCCAACGATGCCATCAACAGATGCAAACGTCATTGGGTTTAAGCTCAATAAATGGACAGCTTCTGCTTACACATTTATCTGAAATGCATATGCTGTATAGTCATAATGTAAAAGAAGCACATCTCTGTTGGCCATACTGCTGACTGCTGAAACCAGCTGGTGCAAACTTTGCTGTCTTGCCATTCCCAAGTCGAGGAATGGAGACTCAAGTTTCGAGAACAGCTGAGATAGATGCAAATCTAGGCTGAATCCAGATCATGATGTAGGATCTAGGACACTCTGTAATCCTTCCTTGTGAAAGCTTGTCTGTGGGTTCTCTATCCATTTGATGGTAACACCGTTCCAGGGATGTCAGTAGTGTTTTGAACATGCAGCTGGACACTTAGGCAGAAAACtatgcttttttgttgttgttgaacaGCACTAggatgttttaatgtttttactgtttttttgtcACTTCATTCATCTACTGTATGGGTCATTCCTAAATTCTGCTTTTTAACATCTAATCAGCCTCTCCTTGTCCATGTTTGATgattaatatatataataaccAGACCTTTCATCGAATGAGAGATCTCTTTATCATAGAAATGGAAACTGTGATGGTCGCTTTCAAAGCACTGCTtctgaggcttcgaaacttttacaaatgttttgtcAAGTGATTTTAGCAaagaggcttcattacgtcataactttcgaaaatccgatgattcaccactagggggagttgatcacaaatgaccagtgtctaatatggttAGGAAAACTCTGGTCAGTTTTATAATGCAAgttcctacccagtctcatgtagatgcatacaaatagcacgtttttgtaaaaatcgtgcaatacatacgccaaattccactttggcgtgcatatgatacgccagtccttcccattcacttaaactgtgaatcttttttttctattttttaaaccattttcgcttgggtttagggttagatttgcttaatgaggttatttaatatacaggtttctccatgtttttgtccatatttaagcaatggtcgcttggagttgggttagagttggggtttgggttaggatgtcatttttatataacaaaaagttgttctaaccctaaacccaagcgaaaatggtaaaaaatagcaaaaaaattgagaaacaaatgaataaaacgaacaaaaaaagatgcaccgtttaagtgaatgggaaggactggcgtatcatatgcacgccaaagtggaatttggcgtatgaattgcacgatttttaaacttcgtgctatttatatgcaactccgtgagactgggttagcaagttcataaaaaatgtatccTTCTCACTAATAACACTGGTTATTACACTGTCTGGTTAAGACAAAAACTCTGATGAAGTGGAAAAGATACCTTTTATTACATTGTGTGTATTTAGGACACAGTGTTAAATAAAGCCTTGACATTATATCCTGGAGATAAGTCtgtaaattcaagtgaaatCACAGGCTTTGCTTATCCTTTGCAAATGCACCACAAAAAATTCATATGTAGGGGGTAatttcaaaaacacacaaggTCATCAAATAATACTAATCCTGTGCAAATAGGGCTGATATTCAGTATAACAGCACTCTTGCAAGTTTAACATTGCTTCATTAAATCCTGGCCAATGAAATTCAGTAACACACTCTTCAAGAACTTAAATGGCAGACATTCAGGGAGTCAGATGTGTGAAATTATAAGAACACTTGCCATGATGTAGATCTCTTTCCATTTGGCAATAACAGTTGCAGAGTTCGGCTTGTTAGATGCAGATGGAAACTTAAACCTTCAAAGTGTCATGGTCATAATTTCCTCAACAGtctgattatttttatttacttgggtatttttatttacttctaCACCTGAACAAGGAATGACAATATTCTCAGGCAGATCTGATTTTGCCATACAAATTAACTGGATACTTTAGTGATAGTCTATGTCTGCTTTGGTCTGTTCTATTGTATCTTCCCATATTTGATAGCATTTTACTCATTTATTCCGCTTTTGTGCTGAAATGTACAGCTGTCAGGACTGTATGATATCTTTACTGGCTACCGTCATTTCATTACTTATCATGAATATTTGGCAATAGTCAAAATGAGGATCAActagttttcatttatttaaaaaactgttcAAATAATCACTGGAGGTGCTGTTTGCTATCACATTAAATTAGTGTTGTAGTCGAGAACATAGATAGgcataataaaggctagatgtctcgccggcgctgctggccaatggaGGTCGACATCcgcacctggcggccatcttgtctcAGTCAGCTTGCTCACTCTTGctcattgtgttttaatggtgcatgtaCTTTTGAAAAAcaataacttgctcaattttctactgTTTGGTTGGTTATAAATGTcagagatgtacctatgacactgcatgcTTATGAATAatgttcatgaaacatgttcaaGCCTCTAGAATTATAGCCatgttaataacgtttgtaagaaaccaaaccatttgaaaatcggtagaaaatatttaaaagtgcatgcacatttaaaacacaatgctatgAGTGAACGAGCTGACTGAGACAAGATGGCCAccggtgatgacgttagagactctgccgtaagacatctagcctttattatacatatgtATGGTCGAGACCACCTAACCTGACCAGGGCAGGGCAAGACCGAGTCAATGCCAGACCATCACTGTGATTTTTGTAGAAAAAAGTCAGAGAACAAGACAAGACAGATTTCAAATGTGGTCGTGACCAAGACAAGATCAAAGCCATCAAAAATTGTACCACAACACCACATAAATAATAGAGAAGTACACCACTAAAAACACAGATGcaaattatttcaaaatgtctgtggAGCAAGATTTTAACTCATGACCTCTTTCACCGAAGACAAGAAATCTCCACATGTGGGGGTGAAGGACTGAAATCAATCACCCCTCACCTCCACCTTACCCAAACATATCTGTGGGCCATTGTGAGTTTTCTTCCAGAACATTGATGGTTGAAACAATTGCATTTGTAGGAATTGGCCCCAGATGAGATCTCAGCAGCTATGGTTCTCTTATTCCTAAAGATACCCATTATTCAGTTAGGTATCAGTGGTTGTTCAGCATCAACAGGTTACAGCAACATAAtcctaaaattattttttaaacatgacCTAAGCAATACAGTAACATGCCGTTCCAGATAATGGAGGTTGCGTGGGCATAAAAAATACCCTCATATGTACACACACAGTGTAGGCACGTTTAACTTAGCATTATTTTGGATGGCCTGCAAAATCCACATCACAAAATCTGACCAATCAGATTGTGACCTTATCCTTAtggaaacattttttggtccggaccaagaGAACCGAACTACAAGTTTGAACGTGACCTAAATTAAAGTTATGTTTGATGAAATGGTAACCTGTTAAAAGTGCACACAACAGAAGCATTACTGATGTCATTGACTGTGTTCTCTGTACTTTGTCTGCAGCCTAAGATTGAGTGGATGAAGAATCAGATGCTAATAGGCGACGATCCCAAATACAGGCAGTTTAACAACCAGGGAGTTTGCTCACTCGAAATTCGCAAACCGTCTACATTTGATGGCGGGGTCTACACCTGCAGGGCCAAGAATGACCTTGGTGAAGCTACGGTTGCCTGCAAGCTAGAAGTCAAAAGTAAGTACAGATCATTTTCTGTTCAACTAGCTGACTGCATTTTTAGACATTGATTTTTAATGGTGCAAGCAAGGACTTTGTTGGCTTTAAACgatgtgtatgtaatgtatgtgcttgtatatatactgtatgtataattAAATTTGTTGACATTTGATCAATCATACTTGTTCTTTCACCAGAGGTGATCATTCTAGAAGAGAAGATATAAAGGGGTCACAGGTCAGTATATTAAAACATATATACATACCTTAGACAtattttttgaaatgcataaaaacgTAACACTTACataacaaaacttaaaatatttccTGTCTGGATTCATTGTCACATATGGCATAGTTTGCTAATGTACATTATATTCAAATCAATAGTTTCAATCCAGTCACATTTTTACTAATTAAAGTATCATAAcatatattgtaaatatatcAGAGCTGGGGCGATTAATGGCTATTCATACTTATAATGCCTGACTGATATCGATTCTGAATTGCAAAGGCGATATCATACACAGCTCTTTCATGTATTACAGCTCTTTGATCAGTAGGAAATCCTCATCAAACATAATCttataaatattctttattatcatgaaaatatttaaaatggtttaataaacagatatataaatatgcgTATAGATTATATGCTTATAAATATGCATTTCATGGAGCTGCATGTGTAAATGGTTCTTCTTCTGCggcgcattttgagtttctacACGaacgccctctggcttttggatgtagctgCATTTCATCGTAATTTATTGACAAGCATAGCAAGCAGGTCAAACGATTTATCATCCCAGCCCTaaaatatatattctatatgtatgtgtatattgtATTTGTTATAAATACATGATTATAGGTGAGTCATGTCATTGTTGAATCTTATTAGATTCTCATTACTGTAAAAAACACTGATATTTTAAAAACGGCATCAATCAAAGATACAAATATGCTTCTGATGTGTTTATACACTATGAAAGTATGTCTGTTATGTGCTAACTGGAGAGTCTGTTAATCCTGCTGAATGCATCCAGCAAGATGTATTTGTAGTAGCTGAGTAGAGTAGTATTTCATTCAGATCTCTTTCAaacatatatttatgcatttggcagacatgtTTCTTCAAagcaatttacagtgcattacatttttttcaagtatgtgtgtttcctgggttcaacccatgaccttttgcgctgcaaaCACAGTGCTCTACCAATGAGCTATATAGGAACACAACATAAATGACATTATGAAGTAAAttcctttatatatatatatata
Protein-coding regions in this window:
- the mybpha gene encoding myosin binding protein Ha isoform X1 gives rise to the protein MPAKPAPIKKSVKKAAVKEEKPPEPEPQAPPAEAPPAEPAPPQTPAPVTEGPADEAAAPPTDAPVEAAPAETAPVEEPPKAPTPPPPAMPTSAPQNLTVDDVSDTSVSLKWRSPENFGTSGLDGYTVEYCKMGSSEWVVANTELTTSNHFVIKNLATGDLLNIRVVAVNAGGRSEPAHLHQPVAVREIVDRPRIRLPRALRSRQVKKVGSQINLLIPFIGKPKPVISWTKDGQPLDTKKVNVRTSDKDSILFIRKAEREDSGVYEMTVKVDNFEDKASLVIQIVDLPGPPASVKLVDNWGFNAALEWTPPKDNGNTEITGYTVQKADKKTGEWFTVLEHFHRLNATVSDLVMGNSYVFRVFSENKVGRSETATVTKDVAHIQKTVSAEVVVSCPVGIVYKPLEYKEHDFNEAPKFTAALSDRATTIGYTTKLLCAVRGTPKPKIEWMKNQMLIGDDPKYRQFNNQGVCSLEIRKPSTFDGGVYTCRAKNDLGEATVACKLEVKKVIILEEKI
- the mybpha gene encoding myosin binding protein Ha isoform X2 — encoded protein: MPAKPAPIKKSVKKAAVKEEKPPEPEPQAPPAEAPPAEPAPPQTPAPVTEGPADEAAAPPTDAPVEAAPAETAPVEEPPKAPTPPPPAMPTSAPQNLTVDDVSDTSVSLKWRSPENFGTSGLDGYTVEYCKMGSSEWVVANTELTTSNHFVIKNLATGDLLNIRVVAVNAGGRSEPAHLHQPVAVREIVDRPRIRLPRALRSRQVKKVGSQINLLIPFIGKPKPVISWTKDGQPLDTKKVNVRTSDKDSILFIRKAEREDSGVYEMTVKVDNFEDKASLVIQIVDLPGPPASVKLVDNWGFNAALEWTPPKDNGNTEITGYTVQKADKKTGEWFTVLEHFHRLNATVSDLVMGNSYVFRVFSENKVGRSETATVTKDVAHIQKTGIVYKPLEYKEHDFNEAPKFTAALSDRATTIGYTTKLLCAVRGTPKPKIEWMKNQMLIGDDPKYRQFNNQGVCSLEIRKPSTFDGGVYTCRAKNDLGEATVACKLEVKKVIILEEKI